From Achromobacter spanius, a single genomic window includes:
- a CDS encoding sulfurtransferase, with protein sequence MTSVVNIAAYKFVPLDALPELRERLLAEAGAAGLKGTILLAGEGINLFLAGAADGIDTFLQGLRADARFADLEVKFSHSNDVPFRKLLVKIKREIIRMNHPAIRPAAGRAPGVDAHTLARWLAAGVDDDGRPVVMLDTRNAFEVDEGTFRNAIDWRIDRFTQFPAAVEANRAQLEGKTVVSFCTGGIRCEKAAIFMNEAGIENVYQLDGGILKYFEETGGPGYEGKCFVFDERVSLDPALAPSNA encoded by the coding sequence ATGACTTCCGTCGTCAATATCGCCGCTTACAAATTCGTTCCGCTGGACGCCCTGCCCGAGCTGCGCGAGCGCCTGCTCGCCGAGGCCGGCGCCGCCGGACTCAAGGGCACGATTCTGCTGGCCGGGGAAGGCATCAACCTGTTTCTCGCGGGGGCGGCCGACGGCATCGACACCTTTTTGCAGGGGCTGCGCGCCGATGCACGGTTTGCCGACCTGGAGGTCAAATTCAGCCACAGCAACGACGTGCCGTTCCGCAAGCTGCTGGTCAAGATCAAGCGCGAGATCATTCGCATGAACCACCCCGCGATCCGGCCGGCGGCGGGCCGCGCGCCCGGCGTCGACGCGCACACGCTGGCGCGCTGGCTGGCAGCGGGCGTGGACGACGATGGCAGGCCCGTGGTCATGCTGGACACGCGCAACGCCTTCGAGGTGGACGAAGGCACGTTCAGGAACGCCATCGATTGGCGCATCGACCGCTTTACGCAGTTTCCCGCCGCGGTCGAGGCCAACCGCGCGCAGCTCGAGGGCAAGACCGTCGTCAGCTTCTGCACGGGCGGCATCCGCTGCGAAAAGGCCGCCATCTTCATGAACGAGGCCGGCATCGAAAACGTCTACCAGCTCGACGGCGGCATTCTCAAGTATTTCGAGGAAACGGGCGGGCCGGGCTACGAAGGCAAGTGCTTCGTGTTTGACGAGCGCGTCTCGCTGGATCCGGCGCTGGCGCCCAGCAACGCCTGA
- a CDS encoding META and DUF4377 domain-containing protein, translating to MRSPLFLRRVAPVLLCAGLAACASPPMRVVDGQDPRFQPASASDILVQTNWDLARWTLPGGTLRPVPHPSSSTRPITAAFIHDQGSPRMMGFAGCNTYNAPYTIANGLLIVRADPVSTRMACAPQAMTLEQDFLASLTRITASSFDNASNPQRMTWKLSTGDTLDFGRRADPVAGGQRGPTKLVYINAERVPCDTAAGRAMCYQVRDSASQPWQAWPGEITGFSFQPGVHYRLRVVEINDPNASLGAAPLRWVLDAVVEQQVVTR from the coding sequence ATGCGCTCACCCCTTTTCCTGCGCCGCGTGGCGCCTGTCCTGCTGTGCGCGGGTCTCGCGGCCTGCGCGTCGCCGCCGATGCGCGTGGTCGATGGGCAGGATCCGCGCTTTCAACCGGCCTCTGCCTCCGACATCCTGGTGCAGACGAACTGGGACCTGGCGCGCTGGACGCTGCCCGGCGGCACGCTGCGACCGGTACCCCATCCTTCGTCCTCCACACGCCCCATCACGGCGGCATTCATCCACGACCAGGGCTCGCCCCGGATGATGGGATTTGCCGGCTGCAATACGTACAACGCGCCGTACACCATCGCCAACGGGCTTTTGATCGTGCGCGCCGATCCGGTGTCCACCCGGATGGCCTGCGCACCGCAGGCCATGACGCTCGAGCAGGATTTTCTGGCGTCGCTGACGCGCATCACCGCCAGTTCGTTCGATAACGCCAGCAACCCGCAGCGCATGACGTGGAAACTCAGCACCGGCGACACGCTGGACTTCGGGCGCCGCGCGGATCCGGTGGCGGGCGGCCAGCGCGGCCCCACCAAGCTGGTGTATATCAACGCCGAGCGGGTGCCCTGCGACACGGCCGCCGGCCGCGCCATGTGCTATCAGGTGCGGGACAGCGCGTCGCAGCCCTGGCAGGCCTGGCCAGGCGAGATCACGGGGTTCAGTTTCCAGCCCGGCGTGCACTACCGCCTGCGCGTGGTCGAGATCAATGACCCGAATGCCTCCTTGGGCGCAGCCCCGCTGCGCTGGGTGCTGGATGCGGTGGTCGAGCAGCAGGTAGTGACACGCTAA
- a CDS encoding META domain-containing protein, producing the protein MPNFLSTPSRVLCLGLLTAALAGCAGMTGGARPEGAAAASAATSKDSLAQTSWELVRWAQPGGALRDIPHGDNGEPIRLTFLAQGKQYQVNGFSGCNRYTGTYKLERNKLVIDAPATTRMACVPPERAKLEADYLRALRAIDTFTLDSGGAPRHLTFNLRGGDVLEFERRQDPPTP; encoded by the coding sequence ATGCCCAACTTCCTGTCCACGCCCAGCAGGGTGCTCTGCCTGGGACTGTTGACCGCGGCGCTGGCCGGATGCGCCGGCATGACCGGTGGCGCGCGTCCAGAAGGCGCCGCTGCAGCCAGCGCCGCCACCAGCAAGGACTCGCTGGCGCAGACGAGCTGGGAACTGGTCCGCTGGGCGCAACCGGGCGGCGCGCTGCGCGACATTCCGCACGGCGACAACGGCGAGCCCATCCGCCTGACCTTCCTCGCGCAAGGCAAGCAGTACCAGGTCAACGGATTCTCCGGCTGCAACCGTTACACGGGTACGTACAAGCTTGAGCGCAACAAGCTCGTCATCGACGCGCCCGCCACCACGCGCATGGCCTGCGTGCCGCCCGAGCGTGCAAAGCTGGAAGCCGACTACCTGCGCGCGCTGCGGGCCATCGACACGTTCACGCTGGATAGCGGCGGCGCGCCGCGCCACCTGACGTTCAACCTGCGTGGCGGCGACGTGCTTGAGTTCGAGCGCCGCCAGGATCCGCCGACACCCTGA